A single region of the Nicotiana sylvestris chromosome 6, ASM39365v2, whole genome shotgun sequence genome encodes:
- the LOC104216733 gene encoding exocyst complex component EXO70H1-like — translation MTGFFSSSKPAHSSHNSSSPSPPHTFSETLMEDSLKNAEAIIKRWDLDNGSSNSSYCTISNLFRDNRAEAKQFVDAVIDLQHAMRFVIKESSSSQQLVRAQKLMQIAIKRLEKEFRTILAGNRYFLDSESTASREYSNRSSTGSDEDQASEDDNTVDIQARLSEVSITEEGEKISVTADLRAIADCMIDAGYGKECAQIYQLNRKSVIDETLYCLGIESFNISVIQKMDWDVLEKKIKSWLSAVKVAVCTLLYGERILCDQVFAVSDNIRESCFSEIAKDSALALFTFPEMVAKYKKLSIEKMFRILDLYDVISELWSEIELIFGFDSTAVVRSQAMSSMEKLREAARAILSEFESAIKKDSSKVVSGGGIHPLTRYVMNYLVFLSDYSGPISEIVADVPVSVKSPLPESYLLSPIADDENSPACAVSVRLAWLILVLLCKLDGKAGFYGDVPLSYLFLANNLNYVVSKVRESSLKLLLGSIWLSNHEAKVEQYMGNYKRMGWSKVLASLPENLTVEISPAEVNQCFCKFNSGFEEAYRKQNSWVIPDPKLRDEVKISLAKKIVTAYRAFYEKNWETVSRSGSGGEMESIVRFVPDDLQNYLSDLFYGTGFSENSSTSHGSSSRSTSTFSSPLR, via the coding sequence ATGACTGGGTTTTTCTCTTCATCCAAACCTGCACATTCTTCTCACAACTCTTCCTCTCCATCCCCACCTCACACCTTCTCTGAAACTCTAATGGAGGATTCATTAAAGAACGCTGAGGCCATTATTAAAAGATGGGATCTTGATAATGGCTCATCTAACAGCTCTTACTGCACAATATCAAATCTCTTTCGCGATAATCGAGCAGAGGCTAAGCAGTTTGTGGATGCTGTAATCGACTTACAGCATGCTATGCGATTTGTTATCAAGGAAAGTTCCAGCTCCCAACAGCTTGTTCGAGCTCAAAAACTCATGCAAATAGCCATTAAGAGACTTGAGAAGGAGTTCCGCACCATTTTGGCAGGAAATCGCTACTTCTTAGACTCTGAAAGTACTGCCTCAAGAGAGTATTCCAACCGGTCCAGTACTGGTTCAGATGAAGATCAAGCTTCTGAAGATGATAATACTGTTGACATTCAAGCTCGTCTTTCCGAGGTTTCAATTACTGAAGAAGGTGAAAAGATTTCTGTAACAGCGGATCTGAGAGCAATTGCTGATTGTATGATTGATGCTGGGTACGGAAAAGAGTGCGCCCAGATTTACCAACTTAATCGAAAATCAGTCATCGATGAGACATTGTATTGTCTGGGaattgaaagttttaatatttcagTTATTCAGAAAATGGATTGGGATGTTCTtgagaagaaaataaaaagttGGTTGAGTGCTGTTAAGGTTGCTGTTTGTACTCTCCTTTATGGCGAGAGGATTCTCTGTGACCAAGTCTTCGCCGTCTCCGACAACATCAGAGAGTCTTGTTTCTCGGAGATTGCTAAAGACAGTGCTCTGGCGCTGTTCACTTTCCCGGAGATGGTGGCCAAGTACAAGAAATTGTCTATTGAGAAAATGTTCCGTATTCTCGACCTCTATGACGTTATTTCTGAACTCTGGAGTGAAATCGAATTGATTTTCGGCTTTGACTCCACGGCGGTTGTCAGATCCCAGGCGATGAGCTCAATGGAGAAGCTTCGCGAAGCTGCTCGAGCCATCTTATCGGAGTTTGAATCGGCGATTAAGAAAGATTCTTCGAAAGTGGTGTCTGGTGGCGGAATCCACCCGCTAACTCGCTACGTCATGAACTACCTTGTTTTCCTCAGTGATTACAGTGGGCCTATCTCTGAAATTGTCGCCGATGTGCCGGTATCGGTGAAGTCGCCGCTGCCGGAGTCTTACCTATTGAGTCCAATCGCCGACGATGAGAACTCTCCTGCTTGCGCCGTTTCCGTACGGCTTGCTTGGCTTATCCTCGTTCTCCTCTGCAAACTCGACGGCAAAGCAGGGTTCTACGGTGACGTGCCTTTATCCTATTTGTTCTTAGCAAACAacttaaactacgtcgtttcgaagGTCCGAGAATCCAGCCTGAAGCTCCTATTAGGATCCATTTGGCTCTCGAACCACGAAGCAAAGGTAGAACAGTACATGGGAAATTACAAGAGAATGGGCTGGAGCAAGGTGCTGGCGTCACTGCCGGAGAATTTAACGGTCGAGATTTCTCCGGCAGAAGTGAACCAGTGCTTCTGTAAATTCAATTCAGGTTTCGAAGAGGCGTACCGAAAACAGAATTCATGGGTCATACCCGACCCGAAACTTCGTGACGAAGTCAAAATATCACTGGCGAAGAAGATTGTTACAGCTTATCGAGCATTTTACGAGAAGAACTGGGAAACTGTTTCAAGGAGTGGGAGCGGAGGCGAAATGGAGTCAATTGTCAGATTTGTCCCTGATGATTTGCAAAATTACTTATCCGATTTATTTTATGGAACTGGTTTTTCAGAAAATAGCAGTACGTCGCACGGGTCATCTTCGCGGTCAACTTCAACGTTCTCATCTCCATTACGTTGA